The DNA sequence AGTTAAACCTGACATTCTCCTATATCCTCCTACAATACCCTCCTAATACTTCATAAAGAAAGCATTGAGTATAaaagttaatgtttttaatattttgaaaacttaTAATCCATTCAATGCTTTCTTCATTTAGTAAGTAAGAAGATGTTGTATAAGGATTCAGCATCATTTATTCTTAACACACTCACAAAAGgaatccttttaaaaaaaattcactttctATAGACATTTATCATAGTTATAAATTGTGCTACACAATAACAAGTGAAGCTTGCAGTATTGCAATTTTAATGTCTTCACAACCCCTTTGCAAGTTGCAACTGCAATTGCAGCAATGCCGCATTGCCCACAATTCTGTTAATCGAGAGACACCAACAACAACCACAACCATAACTACAATTTAAAACTATGCACATTTGATACGCATCAAACAACTCACCATCAAACTTGTCATTCTGTGCAGCAACCATTGGCGAGCCCTCAAGCTGTCACCAAAAGCCAAACCAagaaatcaaaacaattaaACACTAAAAACCAAATTCAGAAACACAAGTGCATGAGTTTGACACCTTGCAAGACAAGAGCTTGATGCAACATCCATCAGGTTGCTCTTCCACTTTCACCAACAACACAGGACAAACCTCAAAGTTGAAGAACTTGAACCTATAAACGTAACACCTAAACGTGTTTTCGTTTACCCGCTCAATCCTCTCTGCATCCAACACTGAATACTGACTCGCTGGTAACCGCATGTACTCAACTGCACACACATCATAAAATCCAATAAAATTaccaatttttcaaaatcaagtaaaaatgtataaaataagaaaaggcttaattactcatttagttTTTATACACACAATCTTTATGTTTTAGTCCTTCCACCTACAAACTAGTTCGTTTTAGTTACATACACATTCTAATCTGTTTTAGTCCATGCCATCCAAAATTGTAGAGACTAAGACAGATTAAGggtttgtttggataaaattcTCCACAAGCACTTtcaggagaagaaaataaataaaaaataaatgagtttctctattagctaaaattaacttatgcataagcaaaattataaaagttCTCTCATATTTGCTTCTGTAAAAGTTGACTTTTAACCTatgcataaactaattttagcATGCAAagaaacttatttcatttttccttttttattttcttctcctagaaGTGCTTATGGAGATTTTTATCCAAACAGACCCTAGAATGTGTATGTGCACTGCAGGATTAAAACGAGTTAAGAGTGTATGTGCGCAAGGACCTCAAGGATTAGTTTCTGGATGTAGGAACTAAAACATGACGATTGTACAAGCaactgaattaattaattaatcaaagcatgaaaaaaaggaaaataattaacCAATATCACTCTAACATTACTTAGGGGGCGTTGGAGTTGCCGAACCGAAACGGACTCCTTGCGGCGAGCGACGAACCGAGCCTTCTGGCTCGGAGTGGCCGAAGCACGAAGCGAGAGGCGCGGGGATTTGAGAGCGCATTGGGTGTGTGGAAAAGAAATGGGAATGGAACGaaacagagaagaagaagaagaagccatCCACCAAACTGTTGAGTCCAGATGGATAGATAGCGCTGGTACGGGACAGTGCAAGAGTTGGGAAGAAAGAATGAAGACGTGGTCACAAAACGTGAGCCAAGAATGGGCGCACGTGCTCACGTGACAACTCCTTGCTGGGTTATAAGGGGAtattcttcctccaccattaaTTTTTCTTCCCCAGCCAgcattatatatgaaatttcaaatttgtcCTTTACTTAAAAGCTAATATACATCAATTGTTATTgggcacccaacatttttgccTCTTTTCCTTGCACTTCTTCTCCGCCTTCGTGCTTCCTCCAAGAGTATCTTTTCCTTCACGAGTCTCTTCCCTGCTATATCTTCGACggtgagttttttatttttttgatttcgTTTACTCCATACGGAGTGACAATCCATATGCGATATGCGAAATGGGAATCCGTGTGACCATACGGATTATGCAAAATAGGAATCCATAATCCGTATGGATcatacagattgtcaatccgtCTGGATCGtacatttgttaaaataaactaCATTTAATAATAGGTAGGGTTTTAGAAGATTTATTAGTTATTCTATTAGTTAGTTTTTTAGTAatagaataaaaacatttttgttataaaatataaaactcaaCTATTATTTGAACGATAACATTAATGGATATTAATGTGCAAATTTGTAGATTATGCTTAGAACCTGATGATTGTGTCGGGTTTTAGGTAGAGTTTTAGGAAGAGCCTTAGGTAGATAGATTACTGGTGATGAGGAAGAAGCCCCTCAACGTCGAAGGCCGATAGCATCGGCACGCAGACAACGGGCAGCTGCAACTTTTGTTGAGGATATTGACCAAGTGGATCATGTTGCTGACGATGTTCATGAGGAGCCTTACAAGCCAATTACGAATCATGTAGGTGTTGATGCAGAGGATTTCCAGGCGGGCCCTAAGATACATCATTGTTGACGTCATATGCTGATCATGTGGCAGCCAGAGTTTGGGTTGGAGAGGtagttatttgtttaattataacatatttaaataactaTGATTCATATGAATTGACAATCTGTAAGGTTCATATGGATTGTCAATGCGTATGGTTCTTATGGATTCCCAATCCATATGAACATTGCGGATTGCCAATCCGTATGAACCCTACGGACTGTCAATCTATATGATTCATACAAACTGCAAATCTGTATGTTTTTTACGGATTAGCACATATCAAAGTTGCAGATGAAAAAAACTAACATCCTTCGTCGTTGCACCGCAACACCCACCACGACGACAACTAAAAACTACGAACAAACCACCGCGATAATGCACCTCGACCAAACCAACCACAACATGAAATGAGTAGCTCaagcaaaagaaaatggaaatgaaTGGTGTATGAAGAAACAAATAACCAaggaacaaagaagaagaagaagaagaagaagaagaagtaaatAGAGGTAAGgttggaattttaaaaattatgttgggTGTAGAAGAAATTATGTTGAGTGTCGGAAAAAAATCTctaatagtaatagtaatagtaattTTGAGGGTGTTAGAGATATAAGGAGTAGCAAGATGGAACATTCCAAGGCTAAAGCTTGAAGCTCAAGAAAAAGCTTGAAGATGTTTTAGAAGAAGTTTTGGCTTTTAGATGTTATTAGCAGCTTCAACTAccccattcatcttgggcctgTATGGCgtggaattatggtgttggatcctgaaatcctcacacatttccttcatcattttgttgttcagattggtggcaTTATTTGTGATAATCTTCTTGGGCAACCCATACCGGCAGa is a window from the Glycine max cultivar Williams 82 chromosome 2, Glycine_max_v4.0, whole genome shotgun sequence genome containing:
- the LOC100789119 gene encoding uncharacterized protein SYNPCC7002_A1590 isoform X1; translated protein: MASSSSSLFRSIPISFPHTQCALKSPRLSLRASATPSQKARFVARRKESVSVRQLQRPLIEYMRLPASQYSVLDAERIERVNENTFRCYVYRFKFFNFEVCPVLLVKVEEQPDGCCIKLLSCKLEGSPMVAAQNDKFDALMVNRISCDSNANRSLMQQLTSDTIIEVSIEIPFPFQAIPKQAIESAGTQVLEQILRIMLPRFMSQLEKDYQAWASGDTSRQPLGTGEI
- the LOC100789119 gene encoding uncharacterized protein isoform X2, whose amino-acid sequence is MASSSSSLFRSIPISFPHTQCALKSPRLSLRASATPSQKARFVARRKESVSVRQLQRPLIEYMRLPASQYSVLDAERIERVNENTFRCYVYRFKFFNFEVCPVLLVKVEEQPDGCCIKLLSCKLEGSPMVAAQNDKFDALMVNRISCDSNANRSLMQQLTSDTIIEVSIEIPFPFQAIPKQAIESAGTQVLEQILRIMLPRFMSQFALGRIL
- the LOC100789119 gene encoding uncharacterized protein isoform X3; its protein translation is MASSSSSLFRSIPISFPHTQCALKSPRLSLRASATPSQKARFVARRKESVSVRQLQRPLIEYMRLPASQYSVLDAERIERVNENTFRCYVYRFKFFNFEVCPVLLVKVEEQPDGCCIKLLSCKLEGSPMVAAQNDKFDALMVNRISCDSNANRSLMQQLTSDTIIEVSIEIPFPFQAIPKQAIESAGTQVLEQILRIMLPRFMSQGASISGG
- the LOC100789119 gene encoding uncharacterized protein isoform X4 — translated: MASSSSSLFRSIPISFPHTQCALKSPRLSLRASATPSQKARFVARRKESVSVRQLQRPLIEYMRLPASQYSVLDAERIERVNENTFRCYVYRFKFFNFEVCPVLLVKVEEQPDGCCIKLLSCKLEGSPMVAAQNDKFDALMVNRISCDSNANRSLMQQLTSDTIIELEKDYQAWASGDTSRQPLGTGEI